The Triticum aestivum cultivar Chinese Spring chromosome 3A, IWGSC CS RefSeq v2.1, whole genome shotgun sequence genome includes a region encoding these proteins:
- the LOC123059368 gene encoding uncharacterized protein isoform X3: MPPMRAPPSAHRRPPILHRLPHHRISSSPLLLSLADASNPRNFPPRGWNPSSCLWGLGWRCGTGFAPQDSPATSPKGRRIGERDGAPCCSRRSGRAQRRRTSVRLRFLDLQGRGRRICSRLTSLGIQLPTATAGVDSQGEDDDDAKDDEAPSSSTTTTTHCTKAPASCLPFPLLGLSPSTSKHHY; encoded by the exons ATGCCGCCTATGCGCGCCCCTCCCTCAGCCCACCGGCGACCTCCCATCCTCCACCGTCTACCCcaccatcggatctcctcctcccctctccttctctccctcgcGGACGCGTCAAACCCACGAAATTTCCCTCCTCGCGGCTGGAACCCTAGCTCGTGCCTGTGGGGACTGGGCTGGAGGTGCGGCACGGGATTCGCACCACAGGATTCGCCAGCGACGAGTCCAAAAGGTCGTCGAATCGGGGAACGGGATGGCGCACCCTGCTGCAGCCGCCGGTCGGGACGAGCGCAGCGGCGACGAACGTCGGTGCGCCTCCGTTTCCTCGACCTCCAAGGACGCGGGCGCCGGATTTGTTCTCGCCTGACCAGCCTCGGTATCCAGCTCCCTACAGCCACCGCCGGCGTTGACTCCCAAG GCGAGGATGACGACGACGCCAAAGATGACGAGGCCCCGAGCTCGAGCACGACCACTACGACGCACTGCACAAAGGCCCCTGCTTCCTGCCTGCCCTTCCCTTTGCTTGG GTTGAGTCCAAGCACAAGTAAGCACCATTAT TAG
- the LOC123059368 gene encoding uncharacterized protein isoform X2 has translation MPPMRAPPSAHRRPPILHRLPHHRISSSPLLLSLADASNPRNFPPRGWNPSSCLWGLGWRCGTGFAPQDSPATSPKGRRIGERDGAPCCSRRSGRAQRRRTSVRLRFLDLQGRGRRICSRLTSLGIQLPTATAGVDSQGEDDDDAKDDEAPSSSTTTTTHCTKAPASCLPFPLLGRREDDGDAEEDEDPRSSPTTTMHRTVPASWLSPIAPFPLQYYSICFHCFSPSFAHFLALHFFVCKCSDCLHMVVSVLLLVLSPSSCSSRRRRLPSFMACVCAPTVGGRR, from the exons ATGCCGCCTATGCGCGCCCCTCCCTCAGCCCACCGGCGACCTCCCATCCTCCACCGTCTACCCcaccatcggatctcctcctcccctctccttctctccctcgcGGACGCGTCAAACCCACGAAATTTCCCTCCTCGCGGCTGGAACCCTAGCTCGTGCCTGTGGGGACTGGGCTGGAGGTGCGGCACGGGATTCGCACCACAGGATTCGCCAGCGACGAGTCCAAAAGGTCGTCGAATCGGGGAACGGGATGGCGCACCCTGCTGCAGCCGCCGGTCGGGACGAGCGCAGCGGCGACGAACGTCGGTGCGCCTCCGTTTCCTCGACCTCCAAGGACGCGGGCGCCGGATTTGTTCTCGCCTGACCAGCCTCGGTATCCAGCTCCCTACAGCCACCGCCGGCGTTGACTCCCAAG GCGAGGATGACGACGACGCCAAAGATGACGAGGCCCCGAGCTCGAGCACGACCACTACGACGCACTGCACAAAGGCCCCTGCTTCCTGCCTGCCCTTCCCTTTGCTTGG TAGGCGAGAAGACGACGGTGACGCAGAGGAGGACGAGGACCCGCGCTCCAGCCCGACCACGACTATGCACCGCACGGTCCCTGCTTCCTGGCTGTCGCCAATTGCCCCCTTCCCTTTACAGTACTACTCTATTTGTTTTCATTGCTTTTCACCCAGTTTTGCACACTTTCTGGCCCTTCACTTTTTTGTGTGCAAATGTTCTGATTGCCTCCATATGGTTGTTTCCGTCCTCCTGCTCGTGctgtctccatcctcctgctcaagTCGTCGCCGTCGCCTCCCATCCTTCATGGCCTGCGTGTGTGCGCCCACTGTTGGAGGACGACGTTGA
- the LOC123059368 gene encoding uncharacterized protein isoform X1: MPPMRAPPSAHRRPPILHRLPHHRISSSPLLLSLADASNPRNFPPRGWNPSSCLWGLGWRCGTGFAPQDSPATSPKGRRIGERDGAPCCSRRSGRAQRRRTSVRLRFLDLQGRGRRICSRLTSLGIQLPTATAGVDSQGEDDDDAKDDEAPSSSTTTTTHCTKAPASCLPFPLLGLSPSTIGEKTTVTQRRTRTRAPARPRLCTARSLLPGCRQLPPSLYSTTLFVFIAFHPVLHTFWPFTFLCANVLIASIWLFPSSCSCCLHPPAQVVAVASHPSWPACVRPLLEDDVEHEAEPSRSGLTRWSWPRSGG; this comes from the exons ATGCCGCCTATGCGCGCCCCTCCCTCAGCCCACCGGCGACCTCCCATCCTCCACCGTCTACCCcaccatcggatctcctcctcccctctccttctctccctcgcGGACGCGTCAAACCCACGAAATTTCCCTCCTCGCGGCTGGAACCCTAGCTCGTGCCTGTGGGGACTGGGCTGGAGGTGCGGCACGGGATTCGCACCACAGGATTCGCCAGCGACGAGTCCAAAAGGTCGTCGAATCGGGGAACGGGATGGCGCACCCTGCTGCAGCCGCCGGTCGGGACGAGCGCAGCGGCGACGAACGTCGGTGCGCCTCCGTTTCCTCGACCTCCAAGGACGCGGGCGCCGGATTTGTTCTCGCCTGACCAGCCTCGGTATCCAGCTCCCTACAGCCACCGCCGGCGTTGACTCCCAAG GCGAGGATGACGACGACGCCAAAGATGACGAGGCCCCGAGCTCGAGCACGACCACTACGACGCACTGCACAAAGGCCCCTGCTTCCTGCCTGCCCTTCCCTTTGCTTGG GTTGAGTCCAAGCACAA TAGGCGAGAAGACGACGGTGACGCAGAGGAGGACGAGGACCCGCGCTCCAGCCCGACCACGACTATGCACCGCACGGTCCCTGCTTCCTGGCTGTCGCCAATTGCCCCCTTCCCTTTACAGTACTACTCTATTTGTTTTCATTGCTTTTCACCCAGTTTTGCACACTTTCTGGCCCTTCACTTTTTTGTGTGCAAATGTTCTGATTGCCTCCATATGGTTGTTTCCGTCCTCCTGCTCGTGctgtctccatcctcctgctcaagTCGTCGCCGTCGCCTCCCATCCTTCATGGCCTGCGTGTGTGCGCCCACTGTTGGAGGACGACGTTGAACATGAAGCGGAGCCCAGCCGGAGCGGTCTGACGCGGTGGTCGTGGCCAAGGAGCGGTGGTTGA